ACATCCCACGTTCCGCCGTCGAGCGAAAACGTGCCCGAGGTGACCAGGTTTTCAATAGTGACTGTCATGAGGACTCCTTCCGAGTCTTGAGTTCCACAACCGAGCGCAGCACCTTGCCCTCGTGCATCTTGCCGAACGCTTCCTCGACCTCGTCGATGGAAATCCGTTCGGACACGAACGCGTCCAAGTCCAGATTGCCCTGCTTGTAATGCGCCACGAGCATGGGGAAGTCCCGGGAGGGCAGGCAGTCGCCGTACCAGGAGGACTTCAGCGATCCGCCCCGGCCAAAGACATCCAGCAGCGGCAGTTCAAGCTTCATGTCCGGCGCCGGGACACCCACCAGGACCACGCGGCCGGCGAGGTCGCGGGCGTAGAACGCCTGCTTGTACGTTTCGGGACGTCCGACGGCGTCAATCACCACGTCCGCGCCGTTGCCGCCTGTGAGGGCCCGAATTGCCTCGATGGGGTCTTCCTGGCTGGAATCCACGCCGTGGGTGGCGCCAAGGGATTTGGCCATCTCCACCTTCTTGGCGTCGATGTCCACCGCGATGATGGTGGTGGCGCCCGCGAGCTTTGCCCCGGCGATCGCCGCGATGCCCACGCCGCCGCAGCCGATGACAGCCACGGATTCGCCGCGCTTGACCTCGCCCGTGTTGATGGCTGCACCAATGCCTGCCATCACGCCGCAGCCGAGCAGCCCGACGGCGGCGGGATCGACGTCGTCGTCAATTTTCGTGCACTGCCCGGCGGCAACAAGAGTCTTCTCCGCGAACGCGCCAATCCCCAGCGCGGGAGAGAGTTCCGTTCCGTCCTCGAGGGTCATTTTCTGCGTCGCGTTGTGCGTGTTGAAGCAGTACTGCGGCTGGCCCTTGGCGCAGGCGCGGCATTCCCCGCAGACGGCGCGCCAGTTCAGGATCACCCGGTCACCCGGGGCCACCTGCGTGACATCGGGACCCACCGCGCTGACCACACCGGTGGCCTCATGGCCCAGCAGGTAAGGGAAGTCATCGCCGATGGCACCCTGCTTGTAGTGCAGGTCGGTGTGGCAGACGCCGCAGGTGAGAATGTCCACCAGTGCCTCCCCCGGCCCGGGATCCGGGACCAGAATGGTCTCCAGCGAAACCGGGGCGTTCTTCTCCCTGACAATGACGGCCTGTACTTTATGGACCATTATTCTTGTGTTCCTTTCCTGGATCCGTTTGGACCCGGTGAATCGGCACCAAGTGCCAATCTAACTGACGTGACGGGGTTCCACGTCTTTGGTTGCCCGATCCCGCTTATGCGGTCCATCTAAACGGGGATCAATGACTCGCGGTAGTTGTGACGTTCCGGCTCACCGCTGCACGTGAACGTCATGGGGAATTCCTGCTGGGTGGGGGTGGGGAGGTTGGTGATGGTTTCGCCGAAGACTTCGTCGGGGTCGAGGCGGCGGAGTTCTTCGGCGAGGCAGTCTTTGAGGCTGCGGCGGGGCAGGGAGATGCGTTGGGCGGGTTGGCCGGGTTGGGTGAGTTCGGCGATGGTGGTCCCGGGGCGGTAGAGCTGGACGTCGCCGCTGCGGCGGGTGAGCCGGACGCGGCGGATGCCGGTTCCGGCGGGGTCCGCGACGATGGTCACGGGTGCGTCCAGGGCCAGGGTCAGCCAGGCGGCGAGCAGGATCGTGGAGGGTGAGTCGGAGGCGCCTTCGACCGCGACGGCGGTGACGGGGGAGGAATCGGTCTGGTCCAGGACGGCGGCGAGCTGGATCCGCCAGTTCGTGAGCCGGGTCCAGGCGAGGTCGGTGTCGCCGGCCTGGTAGGTGGCCCGGATGTTCTCGAGCGCTTTTTGGGGGTCCGGTTCGTTCGCGGAGTCGGTGATCCGGCGGTGCGCGATGCGTCCCACGGAGGTTTCGCACGCGTTTTCCGGGGTGCCGTGCGGCCACCAGGCCACGATCGGGGCGTCCGGGAGCAGCAGGGCCGCGACGAGGGATTCGGATTCGTGCGCGAGTTCACCGTAGCCCCGGAGCACGATCACTTCCGAGGCGCCGGCGTCCCCGCCGACCCGGATCTGGCCGTCAAGCCGGTTCGGGGCGTCCGCGCCGGCGTCGGCGAGCACGATGATCCGGCAGGGGTGTTCCCGGCTGGCTTCGTTCGCGGCCTCGATCGCTTCTTCCTCGAGCCCGGAACGGGTCACGACCACCAGGGTCAGGACCCGGCCCAGGGCGATCACCCCGCCCTGCTCGCGCAGGGACATCAGCTTTTTGGAAACCTTAGAGGTGGTGGTGTCCGGCAGGTCAACGATCATGGCCTTCTCCAGGTTCGTCCGTCACGGGCCAGCAGCTCATCCGCGCTGGCGGGTCCCCAGGACCCGGGGGCGTAGGGTTCAGGCTGTTCCTTCAGCCCGGCCCAGTAATCTTCGAACGGGTCCAGGATCTTCCAGGACAGTTCCACTTCCTCATGCCGCGGGAACAGCGGCGGCTCACCCAACAGCACGTCCAGGATCAGCCGCTCATACGCTTCCGGGGAGGACTCGGTGAACGAGTGCCCGTAGCCGAAGTCCATGGTCACGTCCCGGACTTCCATCTGGGTGCCCGGGACCTTGGACCCGAACCGGATCGTGGCGCCCTCATCGGGCTGGACCCGGATGACCACGGCGTTCTGCCCGAAGTCATCCTCGCCGTGGTCGCGGAAGAGCAGGTTCGGGGCGCGTTTGAACACCACCGCGATCTCGGTCACCCGCCGGCCCAGGCGTTTGCCCGCGCGCAGGTAGAACGGGACCCCGGCCCAGCGGCGGGTATGGATATCCACCCGGATCGCCGCGTACGTCTCGGTCTTCGAATCCGCCGGGATGCCTTCTTCTTCCAGGTAGCCCTGGACCTGTTCCCCGCCCTGCCAGCCGCCGGCGAACTGCCCCCGCGCGGAGTGCGCGGATAAATCCTCCGGGAGCTTGACCGCGGCGAGGACCTTTTCCTTCTCGGCCCGCAAATCATCGGCGTTGAACGAGATCGGTTCCTCCATCGCGGTCAGTGCCAGTAACTGCAGGAGGTGGTTCTGGATCACGTCCCGGGCCGCGCCGACCCCGTCGTAATACCCCGCCCGGCCGCCCGTGCCGATGTCCTCGGCCATGGTGATCTGGACGTGGTCCACGTAATTCGCGTTCCACAACGGTTCGAACAGCTGGTTCGCGAACCGCAGCGCCAGGATGTTCTGCACCGTTTCCTTGCCCAGGTAATGATCGATCCGGAACACCGCGTCCGGCGGGAACACCGACTCGACAATGTCGTTCAGCTGCCGGGCAGACTCCAGGTCATGACCGAACGGCTTCTCGATCACCACCCGGCGCCACTTCTGCCCGTCCGCCTGCGCGAGGCCATGCTTGGAGAGCTGCCGGCAGACCTGCTCAAACGCCTTCGGCGGGATCGAAAGATAAAACGCGTGGTTCCCCCGCGTTCCGCGGACCTCATCCAGTTCCGCGATCGTCTCACCCAAACGCTCGAACGCGTCATCATCGTCGAACTCGCCCTGGACAAAACGCACCCCCTCGGCGAGCTGGTTCCAGACCGCCTCATCAAACGGGGTCCGGGCATGAGCCCGGACAGACTCCTCCACCTGCGCGGCGAACTCCTCATGGGACCAGGACCGCCGGCCGAAACCCACCAACGCGAAACTCGGCGGCAACAACCCCCGGTTCGCCAGGTCATACACCGCCGGCATCAGCTTCTTCCGGGCCAAATCACCCGTCACCCCAAAAAGGACCAACGAGGACGGACCCGCAATCCGGTTCAACCGGCGATCCCGCGGATCCCGCAACGGATTACGCCCGGACTTCGGCACGGGCCTCGCGCTTGGATCAACGTAGGTAAGTGACATGTTCTAACTTTCGACAGGGTAGTGCGGCCGCGGACCGGCGGTCAGGAGAGAATCTGCTCGCGGGTCTCACCGTAGGGAACAGCGTCACTGAGGGTGAGGGTGTAACGGCTTGGGGTATGGCGGGTGACCAGGATGCCGGAATAGCAGTGGGGCCTGGCTACCTGGCGGAGGGTGGCCTCGGCATCGTCGAGCAACTCGTAAAGACGGCTTGGCTCGGTAACAACTACTTCTACGTTATGGGTGGCCTGACTACGCATGATGAACAGTTCCTTCCCATGGGTTGTGCGCCCATGTGCCAACCCCGCGTCATTGGGGTGTTGTGTTTCTGGAATTGGATTCAACGCTGAACCGTACTGCCCGCGGGAACGTGTCTCCGCGGGCAGTACAGGTCAGACTTTCCGGGCTGCAGCCCCCAATGAAGGGCCTGCAGCCCGACGGTGGCGTCCCGGAACTGTTGGGAGTGCGGGACGCCACCGTCCACCGGCTGGTTAGTTGATGGCGGCGCGGAGCTGCTTGGCTGCCAGTGCCGGGTCGGCTGCACCATAGATGGCACCACCGGCAACGGCTACGTCAGCGCCGGCCTTCTGGACGTCTGCGATGGTGGCGAGCTTTACGCCGCCTGCAACGGAGAACGGAACGCGGGCTTCGGCGCCGGCGCGAAGCAGGCCGTTCAGGTCGAAGCCGGGCTTGGCCTGCTCGTCCAGGCCCGCGTGCATCTCAACGAACTTCGCACCCAGGGCGCGGACTTCCTTGGCACGGGTCACCTTGTCTGCGATGCCGATGAGGTCAACGACAACACCCTTGTTGTGGGCCTTGGCTGCCTTGACGGCACCGGCGATGGTGGAGTCATCGGCGGCACCGAGCACGGTGACCAGGTCAGCGCCGGCCTTGAAAGCGATGTCGGCTTCGAGTTCGCCGGCATCCATGGTCTTCAGGTCAGCAAAAACGACCTTGTCCGGGTGGGCGTTCTTGATCGCGGTGATGACCGAGAGGCCTTCGGCCTTGATCAGCGGGGTGCCCAGTTCGATGATGTCAACGAATTCGGCAACCTGGCCGGCGAGTTCGAGGGCGGCTTCGGTGGTCAGCAGGTCGATAGCAACTTGGAGCTTCATGATGGTTTTTCCTTCTGTTGGGAAATGCGATGGGTGGTGAAAATCGGGTTGATACTGCGGTGGGTTAGAGCTGCGCCTCGGTTATTCGAGGTTTGCGTGCCGGAGCCAAAGCTCTTCGGCAGGCACATCCGTGTTGTCCCACAGAGACTGGAAAAGCGCTTCGGTGGCGAGGAAGAGAACCTGCTCGAAGAGCGATCCGGAGTACTGTCGGGAAACGCTGGAGCCGTGGTCCGTCTTCTGGGCGGCAGGAATGATGACCAGCGAATCGGCGAGGCCGGCCAGCGGTGAACTGCCGTTGGTGGTGAACGCGGCAATGCGTGCGCCCGCCTTGGCCGCTGTTTCGGCCGACTTGACCACCCCGGCGGTGGTTCCCGATCCGGAGGCCACCAGGAGCAGGTCACCGGAGGCGATTGCCGGAGTAGTGGTGTCACCGGCGATGTGGACGTTAAGGCCAAGGTGCATCAGCCTCATGGCCGCCATCCGCAGCACCAGGCCGCTCCGGCCGGCTCCAGCGACGAACACGCGGCCAGGCTGGCTGAGGTGACGGGCGAGGTCGGCGAGCTGCTGCCCGTTAATCTTGGCCGCGGTGTCCGTGATCTCGTCCCTGACAAGAGCGAGATTCCGGACAATGTCGTCTGTGCTGCTATGCCCGGTACGAACTTCACTTGTTGTCGTAGTCACGATGTTTTCCCCTTCTATTCGGTCGTTGGCCGGTAGCAGCCGAACGACGCTTTCTGGTTGATATCCATCCTCCCGATGCGGACAGGCAGTGGTAACACTGTTTTCTGACGGTTCTAACTACACTTTGGGATAGCGCCCCGCTGCTGGGTGGATGGGAACCCCCGGAAAGCCGCAGTTTCGAAGGATTTATTGCATAGACTCTGTACAACGAGCTGAGTCATGACGCAGCAGTCCGGACCCGCTTGTTGATGACCAACCCCGCAGCCCAGTTCCCGGAGCGCAGACTTTTGGCCTCGCCGTCCTCATTCCAGTCCCAGATCTACCGGTCCCTGCCCGAAATCGAGAGGGCCGATGCGATCGTGGACAGAATTACCAAGGCCATCGGCCTGGGACTGCTCAAAGTCGGTGAACGTTTGCCTCCGGAAGCCGCCCTCTCCGAAATGTTCGGGGTTGGCGGTGCTACCCTTCGCGAAGCCTTAGGGGAACTGCGCGAGAGCGGGGTTGTTGAGACCCGCAGGGGGCGAAGCGGAGGAACCTTTGTGGTCAGCCAGCCCCGAACGCAGACTGATGTGATACGCGATTGGTTCCTCTCGACGTCGATATCCGAAATCCGCGACATCGGTGACGAACATTCAGCCATCGCCGCCACCACCGTCCGCCTGGCATGTGAGCGTGCTGAGCCACACGACTGCGAACGGCTGCAGGAGCTTGCCCGGGCCTTGGTCCTGGCCGACACCCCCGAGTTGCGTGCACCAGCCGACAGCCGCTTCCACATCGAGATGGCCATCGCCGCCCAGTCACCGAGGCTCGCCAATGCCGAGATCCGGCTTCAGGAAGAAACAGTGCAGCAGCTTTGGACTCCCCTCACGGTGGCATTTGACCCGGAACAGGCAACCGCTGAACACTTGGAACTGGTCCGGGCAGTTTCCCAGGACCAGCCGGAGAAAGCCCAGAACCTTGTCCTTGAGCACATCAGGCGGAACATCTTCCACCTCATCGATAAGAAGCTCACCCTCGGCTACGCCCAATCAACCCAGGATGGTCAATGATGCCCGCCGCTGAAGTCGCACATGCTGCCGCTACCCTTTCTTCCTGGCTGAGCGGCGTCTGCGCGGAGGTGAAAACCCTCGCTGGCGACATCGCCTCCCTACTGGAGGGAAATCTCGCCGGCGAGCCCGGCATCAATGTCGCCGCACTGGCCGGGTTGGACGAATATCCCCGCGACTTCCTGACACGGAATGCCTTTGCGGCCGGCGCCGGAACGTTCTTTGCGGTGGAGACCCTCGAGCCGGGGGTTCCGGCATTGGACTGGTGGGCACGCAAGGAATACGGCACCGTCGGCAGGCTCGACCTGGACATGACTCCCGGCAGCAGCCGCTACTACGACTATGAAAAACTACCGTTCTTCTCCACCGCCGCGTCCACGGGTGAACAGAGCCTCTGGGGGCCGTATGTGGACTTCCTCGGCTTCGAGGAATATATTCTGACATTTGCGGCACCGCTGTTTGTCCAGGAACGCTTCACCGGTGTAGCCGCCTGTGACATCAGGATCAAGGACCTGGAACCCCTCATCATGCCGAGCCTGCGCGCCATCTCCGCCGATGCGGCCCTGGTCAATGCCAGCAACCGCGTCATTCTCGGCAACTCGGGCTTATACCTTGTTGGCGAGCGGATTAAATCCGACTACCCCCATCAGCATCGGATCAGCCTGGATGTCCCTCATCTTGGGCTTTCCCTGATCTACATCGCATAAATCGGGAGATTTCGCTGCCAGCCCCGGGCCGGGCAATAAGATACCCCAGACTTATTCCGAATTAAAACTATCGCTATAGAGCTATTAAGCTGTAACCTCTGGGAGTGATCTGCTTCACATTGCGCTAATGCGGAGCCGACATGAGCCCTTCGGCATCGCAGGAGAAACTTCCCAAGCTCCGGACAACACCCGCGTCCACAACTCCGGAAGTCGACCCGTCCACGGCGCCCCGGCGAGCACTCCTGGCGCACTCTTCCGCATGGCTCGCCGGGTCCACTCCTGCGCACCGGCGCCCCATCGCTTTACACGACGGCACCAGTCCGGACATTCATGCGGCTGCAGCATCGGGCAGCAAGCCTGGCGCGGCAACACTACATACACAGAGAAGCCGTTCACCGCCAATAGGGGATCCACGAACCGCGTTCCATAACGAAGAAGTCAGCGACGACTTCAGTAGTTTTAGGGAGATTCAATGAGTGAAAATCGTTTAGACGGCACCGATCACCTGGAAAGGTCGATCGACTGGAAGCAGGGCTTGGCCATTGCGCTGGGTGTTCCCTTGCTGATTCTGCCCTCGCTGGGCTATCTGCCGATGTATGTCTCTGCCGCGGCCATCCTCGTCTGGGGACTATCGGTCCTGCAGGGTTTTATGCAGAGCACTGCCTATGCCGAGATGGCCACCACCTTCCCCAAAGCTTCCGGCCTACCGGGGTTTGCGCAGCATGTGTTCCGTACGGAGAACTACAAGGGCAAGTACGACAAGGGCAAGCTGATCGGCGGCTTCTCTGCGTGGAGCTACTGGTTCGCCTGGAACCCCGTGCTGGCAATTTTTTCCATCCTGGTGGGCGGTTACCTGCATGGGCTTTTTCCGGTGCTGGCCGAGACATTCACCGAATATCAGCTCGCATTGATCTCCGGCGTAGTGATCTTCAGCGGATTGTTCATCGTGAACTGGTTCGGCCTCAAAGATGGCGCCAAACTGGGTTACGTCCTGGCTGCGTTCTCTCTTATCCCTCTGGTCGTCCTGACCGTGGCGCCGTTCGCCACCGGGCACGTCGAGCTCTCAAATATCACCGGCAGTTGGATGCCGGCCGATTGGGCCTGGGACATGCACCACGTCCTGATCCTCTTTGGTATTTTTGCGATTGCCCAGTGGAGTGCCTGCGCCTGGGAAACGGCAGCCATCTACGGCCCTGAATATAAGAACCCGTCGAGGGATGTCCCCAAAGCACTCTATGCGTGCGGCATCATCTGCTTCTTCTCGTTTGTCTTGGTGCAGTCTGCAGTGATCGGCGTGCTCGGAGTTGAAGGCGTGCTGGCCGAGCCTTTGTCGCCTCTGATTCCAGTGGCTCAGGCCGTCTTCGGCCAAGCGGGCACCATGGTCACCATCATCATGCTGATTGCCGCCATGGTCCTCATCATCCAGACGGCTTACCTGGGCTCCTCCCGGGCCATGCATTCCATGTCGAGTGAAGGCAACCTGCCGAGGGTGTTCGGCAAAACAAACCGTCAGGGGACCCCGTTTGTGGCCATGCTGGTCATCGGCGCCTTCAACCTCGTGCTGATTTCCATGGGAACCCCTGCGGCCATCCTGGCAGCATCGGCGATCGGATACACCTGCGCCAACGGCATCAGCCTGTTCGCCTATGTCAGGGCCAAAAATCACCCGGCCTTCGCCAATCTGGAACGGCCATTCAAAGCACCCAAGGGCTGGAAAAAGGTGGCCCTGCTCTTTGGCCTGTTCAACCTGCCTCTGTGTCTGGCGGGCGTTGTCTACCTGAACAGCCTGGAGGTCGGCTGGACCTCCACCTGGGTTGGCTTCCTCGTACTATCGCTGTACATACCCATCTGGTTGTATACCCAGCGTGAATCCCGTCGCCTGAACAGCAGGGCAGCTACCGCTCCATCCTCAGACGAGGACGCGGGAGACCTGGAGCCGATTCCAAGTCCCTGACAAGGACTTGGCGGGGTTTCCAGCGAAACGAGTCCCGCGCGCCCCGCGTGTTCGCGGGAAGTGTCGGATGACGACATTGTCAGGCGCAGCTGTCGCCAAACCAGCCAGCGGCAGACAGCGCGGCGGATGCCGGGCCCTTCCGAACCCGGCATCCGCCGCAATGCGTTCGGGGCCGCAGGCCTGTCAACGATGGCCCGAAGAAATAAAACGGAATTTAAGACTTAACTTTTAAAAAGTCTGGACTAGATGAATTAAGTCACGTAGGTTTGCTTTCAGGGCACGGGGCGTGACTCACATCACACTCCAAGGAGCCGGTCAGGCCGGTTCCCGCGGTAGATGCCCCTCCCACTCCACCTTCACACCACAAGTCATAGGAGACATCATGGAAACCACTCTCGTAGGCACTTTGAGCAAGGCCGGATCCATCCACAAGGTTGAAAACGGCTTCATCGGCCTGCCGTCGATGAATGAGCCGGGGACCATCTCCGCGATCGGAGATTCCCTGCACAACCCCGAAGGATCGGTCATGTGTGCCGGCTTCTTCGAACTGAAGGCGTCCGAGCCCCTCGTCTACACGTACACCTATGACGAGATGAAGGTTGTCATCAAGGGAGAATTCATCCTCACGGACCAGAGCACCGGCGAAGTCACGCACGCCAAGGAACGCGACGTGCTGTTCTTCCCCAAGGGCACCACCGTGAAGTTCGAAACCCCCGAGTACGGCCTGGGGTTCTTCGCCGGCGACCGCACCTTCAACCCGTAAGGACCCGCCATGCGTTCCGCGTCCACGCCGCCAACAGCCGGCAACGGCCTGGAACCTGGTTTCCGCGGTGTCATCTGTGTATCTTTCGGATCCACAGGTGACACCGCAGTTCCAGTCACCGATGGCCAGCCCCGCTACGATCTCCATTTCGCAGCAGCAACAGCCGATACCCTCTTGGAACTCAAGTCCGTATTCAGCAGTTCCCGTGTAGGCGTCCGCCTTGTTCTCGCAGGACCCCCCACGGATATCCGAGCAGCGGCAGCATTAGCCGCGGACTACGGCCTTCTGGGCGAAGAAGTAACTCTCCTGCCCCAGGAAACCGGACCCCGGTTTGTTTACTGCCCGCATTGCCTTTCCACCACCACCGATGCGTCAGCCGGCACCGAGGTGACGTGTCAAGGATGCGCAACCATCCTGAC
The window above is part of the Pseudarthrobacter sp. IC2-21 genome. Proteins encoded here:
- a CDS encoding S-(hydroxymethyl)mycothiol dehydrogenase, with the protein product MVHKVQAVIVREKNAPVSLETILVPDPGPGEALVDILTCGVCHTDLHYKQGAIGDDFPYLLGHEATGVVSAVGPDVTQVAPGDRVILNWRAVCGECRACAKGQPQYCFNTHNATQKMTLEDGTELSPALGIGAFAEKTLVAAGQCTKIDDDVDPAAVGLLGCGVMAGIGAAINTGEVKRGESVAVIGCGGVGIAAIAGAKLAGATTIIAVDIDAKKVEMAKSLGATHGVDSSQEDPIEAIRALTGGNGADVVIDAVGRPETYKQAFYARDLAGRVVLVGVPAPDMKLELPLLDVFGRGGSLKSSWYGDCLPSRDFPMLVAHYKQGNLDLDAFVSERISIDEVEEAFGKMHEGKVLRSVVELKTRKESS
- a CDS encoding glucose-6-phosphate dehydrogenase assembly protein OpcA: MIVDLPDTTTSKVSKKLMSLREQGGVIALGRVLTLVVVTRSGLEEEAIEAANEASREHPCRIIVLADAGADAPNRLDGQIRVGGDAGASEVIVLRGYGELAHESESLVAALLLPDAPIVAWWPHGTPENACETSVGRIAHRRITDSANEPDPQKALENIRATYQAGDTDLAWTRLTNWRIQLAAVLDQTDSSPVTAVAVEGASDSPSTILLAAWLTLALDAPVTIVADPAGTGIRRVRLTRRSGDVQLYRPGTTIAELTQPGQPAQRISLPRRSLKDCLAEELRRLDPDEVFGETITNLPTPTQQEFPMTFTCSGEPERHNYRESLIPV
- the zwf gene encoding glucose-6-phosphate dehydrogenase — its product is MSLTYVDPSARPVPKSGRNPLRDPRDRRLNRIAGPSSLVLFGVTGDLARKKLMPAVYDLANRGLLPPSFALVGFGRRSWSHEEFAAQVEESVRAHARTPFDEAVWNQLAEGVRFVQGEFDDDDAFERLGETIAELDEVRGTRGNHAFYLSIPPKAFEQVCRQLSKHGLAQADGQKWRRVVIEKPFGHDLESARQLNDIVESVFPPDAVFRIDHYLGKETVQNILALRFANQLFEPLWNANYVDHVQITMAEDIGTGGRAGYYDGVGAARDVIQNHLLQLLALTAMEEPISFNADDLRAEKEKVLAAVKLPEDLSAHSARGQFAGGWQGGEQVQGYLEEEGIPADSKTETYAAIRVDIHTRRWAGVPFYLRAGKRLGRRVTEIAVVFKRAPNLLFRDHGEDDFGQNAVVIRVQPDEGATIRFGSKVPGTQMEVRDVTMDFGYGHSFTESSPEAYERLILDVLLGEPPLFPRHEEVELSWKILDPFEDYWAGLKEQPEPYAPGSWGPASADELLARDGRTWRRP
- the hxlA gene encoding 3-hexulose-6-phosphate synthase yields the protein MKLQVAIDLLTTEAALELAGQVAEFVDIIELGTPLIKAEGLSVITAIKNAHPDKVVFADLKTMDAGELEADIAFKAGADLVTVLGAADDSTIAGAVKAAKAHNKGVVVDLIGIADKVTRAKEVRALGAKFVEMHAGLDEQAKPGFDLNGLLRAGAEARVPFSVAGGVKLATIADVQKAGADVAVAGGAIYGAADPALAAKQLRAAIN
- the hxlB gene encoding 6-phospho-3-hexuloisomerase, producing MTTTTSEVRTGHSSTDDIVRNLALVRDEITDTAAKINGQQLADLARHLSQPGRVFVAGAGRSGLVLRMAAMRLMHLGLNVHIAGDTTTPAIASGDLLLVASGSGTTAGVVKSAETAAKAGARIAAFTTNGSSPLAGLADSLVIIPAAQKTDHGSSVSRQYSGSLFEQVLFLATEALFQSLWDNTDVPAEELWLRHANLE
- a CDS encoding FadR/GntR family transcriptional regulator; amino-acid sequence: MTNPAAQFPERRLLASPSSFQSQIYRSLPEIERADAIVDRITKAIGLGLLKVGERLPPEAALSEMFGVGGATLREALGELRESGVVETRRGRSGGTFVVSQPRTQTDVIRDWFLSTSISEIRDIGDEHSAIAATTVRLACERAEPHDCERLQELARALVLADTPELRAPADSRFHIEMAIAAQSPRLANAEIRLQEETVQQLWTPLTVAFDPEQATAEHLELVRAVSQDQPEKAQNLVLEHIRRNIFHLIDKKLTLGYAQSTQDGQ
- a CDS encoding cache domain-containing protein gives rise to the protein MMPAAEVAHAAATLSSWLSGVCAEVKTLAGDIASLLEGNLAGEPGINVAALAGLDEYPRDFLTRNAFAAGAGTFFAVETLEPGVPALDWWARKEYGTVGRLDLDMTPGSSRYYDYEKLPFFSTAASTGEQSLWGPYVDFLGFEEYILTFAAPLFVQERFTGVAACDIRIKDLEPLIMPSLRAISADAALVNASNRVILGNSGLYLVGERIKSDYPHQHRISLDVPHLGLSLIYIA
- a CDS encoding APC family permease, which codes for MSENRLDGTDHLERSIDWKQGLAIALGVPLLILPSLGYLPMYVSAAAILVWGLSVLQGFMQSTAYAEMATTFPKASGLPGFAQHVFRTENYKGKYDKGKLIGGFSAWSYWFAWNPVLAIFSILVGGYLHGLFPVLAETFTEYQLALISGVVIFSGLFIVNWFGLKDGAKLGYVLAAFSLIPLVVLTVAPFATGHVELSNITGSWMPADWAWDMHHVLILFGIFAIAQWSACAWETAAIYGPEYKNPSRDVPKALYACGIICFFSFVLVQSAVIGVLGVEGVLAEPLSPLIPVAQAVFGQAGTMVTIIMLIAAMVLIIQTAYLGSSRAMHSMSSEGNLPRVFGKTNRQGTPFVAMLVIGAFNLVLISMGTPAAILAASAIGYTCANGISLFAYVRAKNHPAFANLERPFKAPKGWKKVALLFGLFNLPLCLAGVVYLNSLEVGWTSTWVGFLVLSLYIPIWLYTQRESRRLNSRAATAPSSDEDAGDLEPIPSP
- a CDS encoding cupin domain-containing protein, which encodes METTLVGTLSKAGSIHKVENGFIGLPSMNEPGTISAIGDSLHNPEGSVMCAGFFELKASEPLVYTYTYDEMKVVIKGEFILTDQSTGEVTHAKERDVLFFPKGTTVKFETPEYGLGFFAGDRTFNP
- a CDS encoding dimethylamine monooxygenase subunit DmmA family protein, which gives rise to MRSASTPPTAGNGLEPGFRGVICVSFGSTGDTAVPVTDGQPRYDLHFAAATADTLLELKSVFSSSRVGVRLVLAGPPTDIRAAAALAADYGLLGEEVTLLPQETGPRFVYCPHCLSTTTDASAGTEVTCQGCATILTVTDHFSRRRGAYLGYSAHAEEAA